GCAATGGGCGAAGGCTTTGTCCCACACGGCTTTGTAGGCAGCCAGGTCGGGCATCAACACCGCGTCGGGGATGACGACCATCGTCGGTTCCGCTTCCTTGCTCAGCGCCTCCCACACCGCCTCCCCAAAGTGGTCGGGGCGCTTGGCCTCAACACCGTAGGACCCCACCGACACGATCCAGCACGGCCCGCCGCCGTTGTCGAAGAAGAGGCGCATCCCGTTGTACAAGTTGAAGCGGGACGTGGGGTCCGCTTCGACAACAACCCGTTGCTCGTCTGTGACCTCGAGCTTAAACATCGGCTTGGGCGCGCCGCCGTAGATGTCTTCGAATTCGGCCAGCGAGCTGAGGCGAACCGGCACGTGGGTAACATCTGTCGCGCCGCGCTGGGCGGTTTCTGTGTACCCGACGAACGCCGGCACCGCGGTCGGCACGGCCACCACCGAGTTCGGGAACGCGTCACTTTCCACGACGTAGACGCCGGGCGTTTTCATTTGGGACATCCCGTCCTCCAGGATTCAAGCTGATGACAAGCGTGGGCGACGAACACCACTGAGGCGACGCCTGAACACCCCGTTGGCGGCGTGCGCCGATTCGGATTGCACTCACCAACGTGCCCTGCATGAACAGTGTGGCACAGCGACACCGTGACCGGGGTGCGTGCGCTGACAACCAAGGCAGCATTGGGCTGGTACCACCCACACCGTTCGGCGTAGAGTGACGGTGGTGCTGTGAAATGGGACAGAGAAGAATGCAAGCCCTGCAAGGCGTTCGCGTTGTCGACTTCACTCACGTGTTCGCCGGCCCGTTTTGCACCAGCCAGTTGGGCGCACTGGGCGCGGACGTGATCAAGGTGGAAGCGACCGACACGCCGGACATGATGCGCCCCGAGGGGGCCGACCCGACACTCCATGCCGAGGGGCGCGGCAGCCAGTTCATTGCCCAGAGCGGCAACAAACGCAGCCTCGCCGTCTCACTAACCTCTGAGGCCGGGCGCGAGGTCGTGGGGCGGCTGATTGCAGGCGCAGACGTTGTGGTCGAGAACTTTCGCCCCGGGGTCATGGCGCGGTTCGGGCTCGACGCCGAGTCGCTGCGCGAACGCCACCCACGCGTGATCACCTGCTCGATCAGCGGCTACGGGCAGACCGGCCCGAAGCGCCACCACCCCGCCTACGACAACGTGATTCAGGCGTTCTCGGGCATGATGGCGATGACCGGCGAGCCCGACGGCGGCCCCACCCGCGTGAGCCCGCCGGTGCTCGACTACGGCACCGGCGCACAAGCGGCCCTCGCCATCGTCGCGGCCCTGCTGCGCCGTGAACACACAGGTGAAGGCCAGCGGATTGACGTCTCGATGCTCGACTGCGCCATGATGCTCATGAGCAACGCCGTGGTCGACACCCAGGCCATGGCCCGGGCCCCCGCGCGCGCCGGCAACCACAACCCCGAACGCCCGGCCTACGGCAGTTTCGACACCGCCGCAGGCCAGGTGATGATCGGCGCGTACACCGCCGCACAAACTGCGACGCTGTTTCGGGTGCTGGGCCACGACGACGAGGCCGATGCGCTCGACGCCAACGGCCGCGAGCACATGATCGCGTTCACAGCGCGGGGCCGGGCCCTGGTGAGCACCGCGATGCTCACCGACACCGCCGACCACTGGGAACACACCCTGA
Above is a genomic segment from Pseudomonadota bacterium containing:
- a CDS encoding CoA transferase, coding for MQALQGVRVVDFTHVFAGPFCTSQLGALGADVIKVEATDTPDMMRPEGADPTLHAEGRGSQFIAQSGNKRSLAVSLTSEAGREVVGRLIAGADVVVENFRPGVMARFGLDAESLRERHPRVITCSISGYGQTGPKRHHPAYDNVIQAFSGMMAMTGEPDGGPTRVSPPVLDYGTGAQAALAIVAALLRREHTGEGQRIDVSMLDCAMMLMSNAVVDTQAMARAPARAGNHNPERPAYGSFDTAAGQVMIGAYTAAQTATLFRVLGHDDEADALDANGREHMIAFTARGRALVSTAMLTDTADHWEHTLNAAGVPAARVRDLAEALAEPQTHARHALANGLQPSAPDLNVPVAGFETDKGGPDIRRPAPRHGEHTAALLHELGYADDDINRLVAANAVTLGPG